In Gopherus evgoodei ecotype Sinaloan lineage chromosome 7, rGopEvg1_v1.p, whole genome shotgun sequence, the sequence CCCATTTTGGCACCTCCTTTCTTCAGAGGGTAGTCATTGGTGTTCCTGTGGGTGGGCTCTTTCAGGGGCTTCACGGCTACCAAGtaccagtcctgcaaggtgctgaacatcAACCTGGGTGCCCTCACCCCCACTGACTCTGATGGAGACTGAGACAACCCTGTCTCTCTTGGGGCATCCACAGAATGAGAACCTGGAAATACTTGTGAACCAGGAATTTTAACTACATAAAGTCAAAGAGCATACAAGATGGTGGACAAAGGGCTCACAGGGTTGATTGTAAggcatgtatatgtgtgtgcacacactgtTCTTCACCTCACCTTAGTGTTTGGAATCCATTCCCTTTGGCTGATATGAAACAATAGCCGCATCATACAAATACCACCTTATTTAAGTAACTTAGATTGTTACTGCTCTGCATTAAGGGCACCCCTCCAGTGCTCTGGGCACCCTggataatcttttaaaaatacagtaatgAATAAGGCAGATCCATCTGTTACCCCAGGAGCAACACAGTTAACTTATAACTGAACTGGCATCCTTGTTAGCACAGCCTCAGTGTAGCCTATGGCCTCACTGCTATCTTCTAACTCTTATAGAGGTTTTCTTTCTATGTGAAGTACATGGGCATGGTGGGGaaaagggtgaccagatagcaggtGTGACAAATCGAGACAGGGATGTGGAGTAAtcagcacctatataagaaaaagccccaaatatcagaaccGTCTCCTACAatgtcaggacatctggtcaccctagtggggaAGCTTCTGCTGCCACCAAGTGGGCTATATCTATTCAGCAGACAAGTACAGGCCTTTGGTCTGCAGGCTGGCACCATTTAttagcacatttatttttaaataaattaaaagaaaatgaataaattcCAGGACTAGGAAAGAACAGATCAGTTCAGGTTCCAGGAGAGTTTACCACTACTGGTTGGGAGCACTGCTGGGTGTGTGTTTACTATCACAGGGACATTTTAATTTTAGGTGGGCCATATTTTGAACTTACAAACCTTGTTTTTGTACAGTCAGATTCTTCAAAGGCCAGGCACTCCCTTGTAGAGGTGGGTGATATCTTAGAGGAAAAACTGATTCTGAGTCACATCTTTCCATAAGTGCCTTTATGGGGAGTAGAAATTGTGCTTTCTGGGCCTGATCTTCTGCCTAATAAAGTCAGTAGAAAAACACACATTGACTCAAGTGCTGCTGAATCACACTCACTCTGGGGATTGCTGTAAGTCTCTCACGGATTGTCTGTACTTCAGGAAGTTACACTTTCACTCAAACAGTTCTAGAATGCTTTCTTTAATGCATTATATGCAATCaggcttcagaaaaaaaaaccaaaacattttcagcaTGTTGCAGTGAGCAGAATAGTGGAGGCAGACAAATTGATGTTTGTACTCTCATTCCATGATGGCGGTTCCTTATTTCCATCTCTTCGTATTTCATGATGGTGACTGCAGTGTCTTATTTTGTGACTGGGGAGgaattccctttctttctctactGACGCATCTTAAATTCctcaattaaaaataacaaaatcatGCTTTTATCCATGACAAATCTTTGGATGTACATGACATCCACCAAATGTGAATATTTAAGAAAAGTGTTGCAGAATGACCATCCTCTACTTTTAACTGAATAGTGTCACCTTTATGCTTCATAGAAGGCTGTGCCTAGATCGATGGACCTTTTGCAATATTTCCAACCTGACTCCAGGTATGCAGACATGGAAACAGTACTATCTCCACCGCTCCAAACTTGAGCATGAAATGGCATCAGGTCGGCCATCAGCTGATTATAAATGTTGCCCCATGAGAGGACATAAAGGTATGTGAGAAAACGATAAAAAGAATGGTTACTTCTGTTGTAAGGTGTTTTGTACAAATGGATCCAATCCCTCATGGGATCTAGGCAGACAAATGCTTTATACGTTAGCAATAAACACTTCAGCAGCCTGCAAAATTGTTGTTCCTAATTTGAACATGCATTTTTTTTACATGCAAATTCCACAAATCCAAAAGCTGGAAAGCTTTACTGGTACAAAACCATGAGGAAAATCTTCAGATTCAGTTGAAGAACCTTGGAAAATTGGCCTTATGGTATGATGGAGTGTGTACATTCTCAGAACAGGGCCCTGAACGTTTTTAAATTACCAGCTTCATCCCATAACATTTTGCAGAAAATGTCTTCTTCAAAGATGGTGACATAAAACTAAATAAGAATCTCATCTGTTATTCCAGGCTGGTTaaataaattctctctctcactgataACTATGGCCAGATATttaaagggacttaggtgcctatctttAACTTTAGATACATATATACCTGTAataatctggccctatattttcTGAGTTGCATGTCATCTTCAGTAAAGTCCAAATTAAATAGCACCCACACAGAAAAATTTAAGACTGGACTCTGAATTCCACACATAAATAAAAGTAGACTCTAATTTACTATATTCTCTTCAGATAGCAAGAAATTAAAGGGTAAATTGCACTAACTCAAGCCATGAAGGCTATGTTCATGCATCATATAGTAAAACCAACTAGAATGCAAGTTTTGGAATATATCATATTTTCATTCAAACAGTAAGACTGTCAACAGTTAACAGCTTTAACTAAGGCAATTTTTATTGCTACCCAGGTATTATGCGGAAGAGTTATTTTCTGAAATAAAGGTTGTTTAATCACCTTGTCAGTATAGGGGATAATTTGTGATTTATTTTCCCTCCTGCAgacacttttttctgtttttgcatgaaaagttttttgtttttgttttttttggctgAACATGTTTTggataaagcagcaaagaatcctgtggcaccttatagactaacagacgttttgaagcataagctttcgtgggtgaatacccacttcttcagatgcatgttttGGATAATAGCTTGGGCTACACTAATAAGTGAGTCATCACACTCATGAAAAATGGAACACTGTATCTACCATTACTCTATCAGGAATAAACGACTAGGCTGTGTTTAAACGTGCAGAATGATAATGTGCCAGGAAGCAATCCAGACCTCCCCAGATTTGTATCCCCATTCTGCttaatgccattagtcttctatTTAATGCTTTGCTGATAGGGGCCTTACTGTTCCTGGTGAGCATGAAATCAGTTGATGGTCATAGTGatatttttgttgtattttattattgtagGTAAAATAGTTGGTATGGCTTATCTCTCAGACAACGAGCACGTGTTTGGTGGTGGAAAGCTGAGATCTGTGGTTTGCACTGCATCTACTGATGGCACTATCCGAGCATGGCAGGTCCAAGAGGTGGGATGCATGCTCTTTACAAGTCCAGTGTCACCATCAAGAATATTTAtaccatcatttaaaaaacaatgatGTGTCCTACTCCTCTTACATGATTTGTTGTTCTAGAATAGCTCTAAATCATCAGAAGGCAGTAGTTAAAATACAGGCCAAACATTGCCCATGCTTTTTAATTCAAACTGAGTGAACTGTTCCAAAAGTACAGATGCCATAAGATGGCTAGTATGTAAATAAGGACGGGGGACTACAGATAACTCAGTTTTTGTTCCTAGTGTCATCTCTCTAAAGTTATGCAGGGGGAAATTGTGGCATTTTTTAAAGTATAGAAGAGAACACCCACTAGTTTGTTTTTTGGGCCATACCTAGATCTTGAATCTTTTTCCCATCCACACTCCATAATGGCCCAACCTCATCCatcctttttatttatataaaaaaataccCCTCCtattatttaatttcatttccttgGCAAGAGCTAGTTCAGCTTGACTTTTAGcaattctcactttattcctCCATTTTTCTATCTCCTACAATATAGCTTTGTTTGCTGACCAGCCCCTTCTTCCATTTCCTATAAGCTCTCTGTTTCCTCCTATTAACCTTTTTTGAGGTGGCTATTCATCTGGAGCCTTTCCCTTCAAGTTCCGCAAACTTCAGATTGTTTTTGTATAGTTGATTTGAAGACGTTCCAAGCCTCTTTTGTATTTAAGTCCTTGAGCTCTTCTCTTCAACTGACTTTAACTAAATACCTTACTTTCccaaagtcatagaatcatagaatgtcagggttggaagggacctcaggaggtcatctagtccaaccccctgctcacagcaggaccagtCGCCAACTAAATTCCCAAATCACCCCTCaaaaattgaactcacaaccctgggtttagcaggccaatgctcaaaccacaatTATGAGAGCCGGAGCATTGTAAACATGGTTGGGGAAATTAGTGCAGTAATATGGCAAACTTTTAAGTTAGCTGTTGCCAGTATTGGTAGCATTCCCCCCCTAcaaacctttggcatgcagtaTTACACACCTACATTTTGCATGCCTATTAAATTGTAAATCAATGGACAGGGATCCTTAACATCAATCATCTGACATGCACACCCATTTTTTGATTGATTTACAACACTGTTTGTCACTGTTGAGTTCAGCCCAGGACTTGAGAGCAAGCAGGTGCAACTCTGCTTGCGTCAGCTGACCTGAACAGAATCATGCCAAGGATGAACTGGGCCACGAGAATCAAATCTTGCAATAGATGACTTGTGGAAATGTGCTTGGTCTCAATTTAATTCTTGTGATCATTAGACCACTTCAGAAACCACCATCCATTTTGGCAGACTGAAATGCTATTGGCAGTTCCTGCTCAGGAGAGACCCAGCACTTGAGTAGTAAAGGGTATTGTGTTGTAGGTCCAAACTGAGATGAATTTGCATAGCAAGGCAGCAGATGTTTCTGTGTAGTCTGCCTGCATGTACATGTGGTTCTAAAATGTGCTTTTAATTCTCATTGCAGCCCAGTTTGTGATGGTACCCTAAAGATGGTAGGGACAATAAAAGAGAATAGGGGAGAAGGAAGATTTAAAAACTATTGCAGGTTCTTGCTATCAAACGGTGGTGAAGGAGTTGAATTTTCCAGTCCTGTGGTCTGCAGTGTCACTGGGTGTGGGGAGAAGTGAGATTTGTGGTGCAAAGGAAACATccaattatttaaaatgtcatcttTGGAAAGAGCTGCTTGGCTGCAATTTAGGATTTTTGAAATACAATCGAGTAAGCTGAGTCACTACTAGAATCCAGTGTGGGAGGAGACTTCCAACAAGGAGGAAAATAATGGCTATCTTGTTAAAGGAAAACTATTTCAACCCAAACACTGGAAAATACCAAGCAAAATGTTATTCAAATAGGTATTATCTTCAATGGTATATACATACAAAAACAAGCAATGGGGAAAAAGGGGATGCATTATTGATAgcaatttaaatctatttaaaatgcaCATAAGCTGGCCCctaactgcatatttttgttcaggGTACACAGATATGGTCAAGTCCATCCCAGGAAGTGCCGTTTATAAAGGTTATTACTGTCCCAGAGTACAAACTAGCAATCAGCACAGACGCCCGTGGAACCATCAAAGTCTGGCATGGAGAAAGTGGGGAAGAGCTTGCTGCATTCTCCACATCATCATCCTCGTCCACTTTGGTTACCTACTCAGTGAACAACAAGCCCTTCCTCACTGTAAGTAAACAAAGGCAACTGTAAATTAATGACCACTCATCTAACAAGATCACTTACACCTAGATATATGCTCACTTACAATAATGAGGAATATGCTTCTGATATGGTGCATTTTAAGCACTGGGAGATAGGAATTAAAGGTGCATAAAATTTATTTAGAGAGACATCAGGTGAAATCTCGgacccattggaatcaatggcagAACTTCAAGTAacttcactgaggccaggatttcatccttgaaCAGTCTGTGAAGAATGGATTATTCTGCACTGGATAATCTATGTTCTAGTGCTTCATCCAATCTCATTTCAAAAGTCTTCAGGAATGGAACTTTAACCACTACACTGTGTGGATGTGTCTCTTCCAAGGGCTTTAGTTCTCACAGCCTGGAGTTCTGATTTTTAgcttaaaattgattattttacTAACTTCATTCTTTTTCTGTTGATTATAGCACAGTCATGCTCCCTTGTGTTTATACCCTTTTGGAGACTAAGAGATCCCCTTTGAGTTGCTCCTTATCACATTCTATTTAGTTCTTCTGATCTTCCCTCCAggccctttaatcatttttggttTCTCCTTGGACTCCTTTGAGTTTGTCTACATGTTTTTGTAACAAAGTATCTAGAACATAGGAAAATGCCACATGCTAAGTGTTTATACAAATGGTTGTAATGTACATCTTCTGCCTTGCTATTACAATGGAGCAAGTACAGGCATGTGTTGTGGAAGTATGTCAGAGCAGGACAATAGAATTTGTGCTTATTTTGGCTAGAAATAGAAAAAGGCTTTAACTGTAGTTGTCTTTGTGGGGTTTGTTTGGGAAGTGACTGTTTCAGCCCTCTGTGGAGTTATCCCCTCGCTAGCAGCACTGAGTACTGCACAGTCTTGTATTCGTCATAACTGCGGGCAGTAGGGTTAATAAGACTGAATGTGTATTATAGTAGTTCAAAGCTACAGCATAGTGGCATTGTGCTACTGCAGCAGCACTTGATGGGAGACTGGAATCAAAGACGCTGAATCATTAGGAAATATCTCTCCACTGCCTTTTGCTTCTGCTGCTCCTGATACACAATACATGGAAGGTGTCTGATTCACCAAACTACATATAATGAGGTGGTTTACCTCCACAGGGTTGTGTTTATCCTGTATGCCAACTGCTGTAAGAGTGTCAGGAGAGCAGCTGTGATGACCCCTAAAAATGGactcagtttttttgtttttttttttttttttaaagctcagtCAACAGTAGgaagtttccttttcttttgaaTGGACCATGTAGGAGACTCTGTGCTATGCGAACCTTGATGTGAGATACACTTTAGCCTTCAGGCAGGTGCTGATAGTATCACTCAAAGTTTAAATTCAAATGAGACAAAAATGCTTGATGCCATGAGCACTAAACCTTCGGATTCATATAATTTTAACAGAAGCTGGGATGTTGTAACCATGTTTCTTTCTTACTCATCTTTTCTTTATTGTAGGCAGCCACTGCAGGAGGTGTTATCTATACGCTAGAAGTTCCTAATCTAAATCAGGTTTCATGTATTACAGCATTTCAAAACTCTAGCATTGATTTATTACTTTGTTCACCAGACGAGCAATGGCTAGTTGCTGGTTCTACTGAGAATGCAGATACATCTTCAAAGGTACAGTATGCTGTTAAACCCTCATATAAAACTGGAAGCTGCATTTAAATATAGGGTCTCTACGTTTTAATATAGTCTCTCGCCTTCCTCTTGATCTATTGGCACATCTTACTGAGTGACTAATGGACTCAGCTGCATTTATGTAGAACAATCTCTACCTCAAAGTAGGTAAACATTTATTCTTCCTTTGTTACAACATTTTCCTAATTAACAAAGAATTTGCCCTTCCTCAACGAAGTGCCCAATTTATTTTATCCCATAAATCTTAATAACATTACACATAATTTATAATACAGCTTGCTGTTATGAAACACTCTGCTTGTAATGCAACAGCCTGAATTTGAATAtctaaaatgttgcattttatattttttgtggTGCAAGTAGAGCAGTGGTCCCtaaccttttcgtctggtgggcgccagatgaaggaccactgcagcggtggagcacctgcaaaaatgctgccgaaattcagcggcatttcggcggcgaagCCTCTTGATGATGCCACTTGCCATCGACAAAcaatgtcatcgagaggcgtctcCCCTGAAATTCGGGAGTGACACCTCTCGATGTCATTTGTTGGTGACAGGCGTCATCGAGAGGGGTCCCCGCCGAAATACCGCTGAAATTCGGTGACATTTCAGCAGGTGCTCTCCTGGGGCCCAGGACGCAGGTGCATTAAGATGCACCCACGGGcgccgcgttggggaccactgaagtAGAGCCATCAATGTAGCAATTTTCCATATCTGCTAATAACTAATGTGAAAATTAGAAAAATTTAAATACCATAGAAACTTTGCTGGAAGAGTAAACAAATAACTTGTTCTCAGTGCTGGGCATCTGATGCACCTAGTGGTTATCATCAAGCTCCTCACCTTTACAGAATGAGAAACCTTACAACTGAATTTCCTTGCTAATGGCTAGGTTCAACTAAATTCCAGGAAGACACTTTTTCATCCAAATTTCTTGATTGGTCAAAACCTAAATGGTTTTTTTTGGAAAGGGGTAGACTTTGACAAACTTACATTGGACTCCTGCCTGGTTTTCTGCCAGCTTGCCTATGTCAACTTCCCTGGATTCAGGACCCCATATCTTCCAGGCCAGTTACTTCCCTCCGTTGCCCAACTTCTGAGAGTCCTGGCTGCGACAGGAGCTTGAGAGTCAGTGCTCCCAGTCAGTTTGCCAGGTAGGCTACAGAGGACCCAGGGTGCATCTGGCAGATGCAGATTTACTGACCATTCtttttcagtttcactgctgcccatcactaactagcagcagtgaaactgacaaggtGCTTAACTTGACCAGTCTGGTCAATTTCACAACTGCTATTCAGTGATGGGCAGCAGTGAGACAATCATTACTTTTATTAGCAGCTGTCAGGGTTTCCAGTGTCCTCATCTCCACTGCAGCCTACCAGACGGGCAGCCAGGGAtcacatttcattttggaaacacgatgtttcagtgtttctgaaacaaaataatgTGGGATTTCAGTTCTGTGAAAACTTGAGGTTTTGGCATTTCTGTCCTAAGTCGagatacattttttttccccagaaatacattttgacagaaaatgtttCCCAATCAGCTTTGAACTCATCCTAGATTCATATTTGCTTAAGCGATATTCTACCATAAATTAGATAACTTGAGCAACAAATTTTCCACCATCCTTGACAGGTTAGATTGTTTTAGAATGGACACTGAAAAGTTTACTAGAAACACCTCACAAAATAATAAACCAAGCCACAAGTCATTTGTGATCCTTCTTTGTGCAAAAAGTGCCACTTTCAGCAGTACTCTGCTAGTGTCCTTCTAGTCAACACCCCATACACACTTTCTACATGCACATTTTAGCACAGCTGCCTGCTGGACAAAAGGAAAGtggactggaatagcagagaATGCTGTCATTAAACATTCAGatacactggcagagctgtgtaaggaatgggcaggtctacactgccGGGCTAAATggacctaagttatgcaactctgACTATGTGACTCagtcttaggtcaacttaatgcGGTGCCTATACTGGGCTGGGTCGATGGGAGAGACTCATCGACTTACCTTACACTTCTTGTTCCAGTGGGGTACCAGACTCGAGAGGAGAGcaagcaggggtcaatttagcagctcttcactagacccactaaatcgaccccccccccctccaagtgGAGACAAGCTCTATGGCTCAGCTATGCCAGGTCCTATGCCATACTTTCAAACTCTCACTTTTCATTAAGACAGTGTCAACTTTCATTGAAAGATAAACTTCAATAAATCTGATTCAGCAAAAAGCTTTTCTTAATGGAAAAAATCCTTAGCAAGAATTATGAAGTCTAAGGTTTTCCATAGGTGGCACTGGAATCTGAATAGtatatttgtctttatttttccctACACcagatattttatacagattGCTTGATTAACCCAGCAGATGAATCACCTGCATCTGGTTCGCTGCCTGTCAACAATTGTGATGTAGGCTGCTGGTTACCAAAAGCACCAGCAAGAATAGCAGTAATGCACCAAGATCACATGTCAGTTCAAAGGAACATCACAGTGTTTGATCTAGCGGTCAAAAAGTCTAAATATAAAATGGAAGTTCTAGGTATGTTTTTTGCCTATTAACACTTCATAGCAGAGAAATAATTTTATTCTATTTGTGGGTTTTTGGTAGTAATCACAGGTGTCTACTATTATAGTTCAggatacaaaatattttattttagggaTTAAATTTTCTATAGTTGGTCTCAcccaaaggtgatttttttttaaaatgtaggtaaAATCCAGTTACTTGTTTATAGGAGACTGGAAAAAGCAGTTGCATGTGTTGCAGCTGTTCTTCAGGAACTATGCTAGCTTCCTATTGGCTTCTGGTTGCAGTTTGAGGTGTTTGAAATTGATCTGTAAAGCTGTACAACATAGCTTGTGTCCTTACTGAAGCCAACAATTTCCCCATCTACTGTCCCAGCATTCAAGCTCAGCTAGGGCACACGGACATGTATTTGTTTCCAGAGTTGAGTACCTCTGGACAATCACTACCCCTGCACCAACAGAACCCGTTGACCATTAGGGTATAGTAGCAGCCCCCCTCCCTTTGTTCTCAAGAAGTTACTTAAGGGATAGGGAGAGTTCCCCCCCCCCTTGTAGTCATTATGCAGAATGCAAAAGGATAAGAGGCTACATTAAAATATACACATGGTCCCTGGTGGGCAGAAAGTGATTTCAAAAGTAAAGGGACCCTCATGCAGaacacagcctgcagccccttcTGTAAAAACAGGGCTCCTGTCAACTGCTTTTCCTGACTAACAATGTAGCACTATcacaaagggggagagagagactcatCATGGGATGTTGTAGGTCTATCTCACCATCTTTGATATCTCTTCCCCGCTTccgcctgccccccgcccccaaaaaaaAAGTACCAGAGAAGAAGTTTCTTTATACTCTTTATTGCAGATTTTGGTAGAAGTGATTTTAGAGTTGAAATATAATCTTTGAAGTATTTTCTTTATAAAAGCTCAACAGGTTGCAAGTTTCACACTACCAGGAAGAACTTGGACCACACCAATTCTCATGAAAGGACATGGAACAGAAACAATTCTTCTAGGCTGTGGATCAAATCTGGAACTATATTCAATTTTTGGGACTCAGTTGGAAGCTTTCCAGCATCACAACAATACAATCACTTCAATCTGGGTGGTA encodes:
- the FBXW12 gene encoding F-box/WD repeat-containing protein 12 isoform X2, translating into MSCELLTLDCLVHVFSYLEAPDLLRAARVNQAWNEAAGTTSLWRRLCLDRWTFCNISNLTPGKIVGMAYLSDNEHVFGGGKLRSVVCTASTDGTIRAWQVQEGTQIWSSPSQEVPFIKVITVPEYKLAISTDARGTIKVWHGESGEELAAFSTSSSSSTLVTYSVNNKPFLTAATAGGVIYTLEVPNLNQVSCITAFQNSSIDLLLCSPDEQWLVAGSTENADTSSKIFYTDCLINPADESPASGSLPVNNCDVGCWLPKAPARIAVMHQDHMSVQRNITVFDLAVKKSKYKMEVLAQQVASFTLPGRTWTTPILMKGHGTETILLGCGSNLELYSIFGTQLEAFQHHNNTITSIWVDAFRVITSSLDLSLRVYTWKKVNKISSLTSRYYLLGGTHRWSRGFMDVACDNISIVGVVAESDGTSILRAYSFNL
- the FBXW12 gene encoding F-box/WD repeat-containing protein 12 isoform X1; translation: MSCELLTLDCLVHVFSYLEAPDLLRAARVNQAWNEAAGTTSLWRRLCLDRWTFCNISNLTPGMQTWKQYYLHRSKLEHEMASGRPSADYKCCPMRGHKGKIVGMAYLSDNEHVFGGGKLRSVVCTASTDGTIRAWQVQEGTQIWSSPSQEVPFIKVITVPEYKLAISTDARGTIKVWHGESGEELAAFSTSSSSSTLVTYSVNNKPFLTAATAGGVIYTLEVPNLNQVSCITAFQNSSIDLLLCSPDEQWLVAGSTENADTSSKIFYTDCLINPADESPASGSLPVNNCDVGCWLPKAPARIAVMHQDHMSVQRNITVFDLAVKKSKYKMEVLAQQVASFTLPGRTWTTPILMKGHGTETILLGCGSNLELYSIFGTQLEAFQHHNNTITSIWVDAFRVITSSLDLSLRVYTWKKVNKISSLTSRYYLLGGTHRWSRGFMDVACDNISIVGVVAESDGTSILRAYSFNL